Genomic segment of Meiothermus sp. Pnk-1:
TGGCGGTGGTCGGTACGGTGAGCTACAGCACGCGCGGGGTAGGGGCCAGCAGCGAGCAGGCCCTGGCCCAGGCCGCCGACCGGCTCGCCCAGGAGATCGCCCGGCAGTGGCTCATCCAGTTCGCCGTGGCAACCCGCCAGGTCACCTTCAGGATTGAAGGGCTGCGGCGCGGGGGAAACCGCTTCACCCTGGCCGAAACCCTGGCGGCCATCCCCGGCGTCATCCGGGTGGACTCCCACGCCTACGACGAACCCGGCCGCACCGCGATCCTGGTGGCCACGCTAGACGCGCAGGCCGACCCCTGCGCCGTGGCGCAACAACTGGCTCGAGGGCGGGTATCGCTGCGGCTGGACTCCTGCGAAGGCTCCACGGTGGTTCTTGGGGTGTTGCGGGAGTAAACCACCCTACGCCTAAGTATTGGGGTCATAGGACCTCATGATAAAAGCCTGCCCACAAACACCTTCTGTCTTACATGAGGTAAGATAAAGCTATGCCCCTCACCCGTCTCTCCAGCAAAGGCCAGGTGGTGCTGCCCAAGGCGGTGCGGGAGGCCCTGGGCCTCGAGGCCGGGGACGAGCTCCGGGTCGAGGTGGAGGGCGACACCATCCGCCTCGTTCCCCGGAGAAAAAGAAGCCTTGGCGAAGTTCTGGATACCCTCCCCGGCCACGTCCCCAAGGAGGCCTTCTCCAGCCCAGAGGCGCTCCTCGCCGCCGAACGGGAGGAGGCCCGCAAGAGGTGGCACCGGTGATCGCCGACGCCAACTTCCTGCTCCGGCTCATCACCAAGCACCCCCAGCCGATGTACCGTGCGGCCCGCGCCTTCGCCCTGGAGGCGGAGCGGCGCGGCCTCCTCATCGAAGTGCACCCCATGCACGTGGCGGAGGCGGTCTACGTCCTGGAAGGGCGCATCTACGGCCTCTCCCCCAGGGAGACGGCGAAAGAGCTCCTGGCCCTTCTCGGTGCCCGCCCCTTTGTGCCCCGGGAAGAGGAGGCCTTGCTGGCCGCCCTCGAAGCCTATCCCGAAAGCGGCCTGGACTTTCCCGATGTTTTCCTGGCCAAACTCGCCCGGACCGAGGGGAAGCGGGTGGTCAGCTTCGACCGCAAGATGGCGCAAGCCGGAGTGGAGCCCCTCGTGCCAAGGGAAGAGTAGACCAAGTCGCCACCGCCCTCGAGCGGAGGAGGGGCTCCAGGCGGGGAGGAAGACCCCGTCGCTGCGGCGGTGGAAGTCCATCAGCGCCCTCCGGTGCCCCCGCTTTGTCGCCCGGAACCCCTCGCGATAACGTCGCTTGTTTCGTGGGTTAACCTGGAGGTGTTGGGCGACCCGAGAGGAGATCCAGCAGTTGACATCTGGCCTCAGACTTCCGGTCTGAGGAGTCATCACCTTGGGTATAGTAAGCGTATGGCGCAAGGCATAGTCAGCGGAAAGTACCAACTTACGCTCCCGGTAGAAGTTCGCAAGGCTTTGGGGATTAAACCTGGCGACCGGGTGGAGTATGTGGTCAAGGGTGGGCGGCTGGAGATACGGGTGATCCGCCCCGACTTATCCCGGGTGCTCGACGAAGTCCTCGCAGAGCATGACTTTGCCGCTTTGCGAACCGAGACCCAGGATGACGCGGTACAGTACGTGCGGGAGCTGCGGGGCCGGGATGATTAGCCTGGATACCAACGTGATATTCTCGGCGCTGAACCCAGCAGACCTTCACCACACCCGCGCGAGGCGGCTCCTGAGGGAGCATGGGGCTGCGGAGGTGCTGGTCCTCTCGCCGGTGGTGTACGCCGAGCTGATGGCCTCATCCGATGCAGCGGGCATCCGCTTGTTTCTCCAGAAGGCCCAGATCACCACCCTCTGGGAAATGCCCCAGGCAGTCTGGGAGGCAGCGGGCAGAGCTTTTGGACAGTATGCCCGGCTGCGGCGCGGAGGCGTGCTGCCCAGGCGGATCCTGGCAGACTTCCTGATCGCGGCCCATGCGGAGCATCACGGGCTGGAGGTGATGAGCTTCGACGACGCCATTTACGCCGAGGTCTTCCCCGAACTGCGGCTGATCGGCTGAGCAGAAGGGGTTTAGCTTATGCAATTACCCGAGATCAGGCCCATAGAGACCTACTGGCTCGAGGCCGCCTGGGCGCGGCAGGACCGCCTGACCAAGCCTCCCCGGTCCCTGGCCTACCTGGAGGAACTCTCGGTGCGGCTCGCGGCGATCGGGCAGAGCCTGCACCCCGAGCTGGGCCAAGGAGGGGTCATCGTCTGCGCCGCCGACCACGGGGTGGCCGCCGAAGGGGTTTCGGCGTATCCGAGCGAGGTCACCGCCCAGATGGTGCGCAATTTCCTCTCGGGCGGCGCGGCCATCAACCAGATCGCCCAGGCCGCTCAGGCCGAGGTCTGGGTGCTCGACGTGGGGGTATGTTCCGAGTTCGAAGAGCATCCGAGGCTCATCCGCGCCAAGGTGCGCCCTGGCACGGGCAACCTCGCCCGCGAGGCGGCCATGACCCCCGCTCAGGCCGAGGAAGCCATCCAGGCCGGCATGGAAGCGGCGCGGCGAGCCATCCGGGAGGGCGCCACCCTGCTGGCGGCGGGGGACATGGGCATCGGCAACACCACCGCGGCCGCCGCGCTCACCGCGGCCTTGTTGGGCCTCCCCGCCGAGGCGGTCACCGGGCGGGGCACCGGCGTGGACGAGGCCCACCACCGCCATAAGGTGCAGGTGGTCGCACAAGCCCTGCGGCGGGCCGAGGGCAGCTTGGGCGAGCTCACCCGGGCCGACCCCCTGGCCATCCTGGCCGAGCTGGGCGGCCTGGAGATCGCGGCCATCGCCGGGGTCTTCCTGGCCGGAGCCGAGGCCGGGCTGCCCTTGGTCAGCGACGGTTTCCCGGTCACGGCGGGGGCGCTGGTGGCCTCGAGGCTCGCTCCCCAGGTGCGGGGCTACCTCTTTGCCGGGCACCGCTCCGCCGAGCCCGGCCACACCCGGCAGCTGGAGGCTTTGGGGCTCAAACCCGTGCTC
This window contains:
- a CDS encoding PIN domain-containing protein, with the translated sequence MAPVIADANFLLRLITKHPQPMYRAARAFALEAERRGLLIEVHPMHVAEAVYVLEGRIYGLSPRETAKELLALLGARPFVPREEEALLAALEAYPESGLDFPDVFLAKLARTEGKRVVSFDRKMAQAGVEPLVPREE
- a CDS encoding AbrB/MazE/SpoVT family DNA-binding domain-containing protein → MAQGIVSGKYQLTLPVEVRKALGIKPGDRVEYVVKGGRLEIRVIRPDLSRVLDEVLAEHDFAALRTETQDDAVQYVRELRGRDD
- a CDS encoding AbrB/MazE/SpoVT family DNA-binding domain-containing protein, producing the protein MPLTRLSSKGQVVLPKAVREALGLEAGDELRVEVEGDTIRLVPRRKRSLGEVLDTLPGHVPKEAFSSPEALLAAEREEARKRWHR
- the cobT gene encoding nicotinate-nucleotide--dimethylbenzimidazole phosphoribosyltransferase, with translation MQLPEIRPIETYWLEAAWARQDRLTKPPRSLAYLEELSVRLAAIGQSLHPELGQGGVIVCAADHGVAAEGVSAYPSEVTAQMVRNFLSGGAAINQIAQAAQAEVWVLDVGVCSEFEEHPRLIRAKVRPGTGNLAREAAMTPAQAEEAIQAGMEAARRAIREGATLLAAGDMGIGNTTAAAALTAALLGLPAEAVTGRGTGVDEAHHRHKVQVVAQALRRAEGSLGELTRADPLAILAELGGLEIAAIAGVFLAGAEAGLPLVSDGFPVTAGALVASRLAPQVRGYLFAGHRSAEPGHTRQLEALGLKPVLELGLRLGEGTGAVLSFPILRAAARVLAGMATFEEAGVSAERG
- a CDS encoding type II toxin-antitoxin system VapC family toxin; translation: MISLDTNVIFSALNPADLHHTRARRLLREHGAAEVLVLSPVVYAELMASSDAAGIRLFLQKAQITTLWEMPQAVWEAAGRAFGQYARLRRGGVLPRRILADFLIAAHAEHHGLEVMSFDDAIYAEVFPELRLIG